The genomic interval AGGGGTCACCTTCGCTTCCGGAAGGGAGTTCGACTCCTCCTGGGAGCAGGGCCGGCCGTTCAAGTTCGCCGTGGGCGGTGGCAGGGTCATCAAGGGCTTGGACCGGGGGGTCAGGGGGATGAAGGCCGGCGGCCGCCGCGAGATCATCGTTCCCCCACGTCTCGGTTACGGCAAGCAGTCGCCCTCCGCGTCGATCCCGGCGGGCTCGACGCTGATCTTCGTCGTGGACCTGCTCACCGTCGTGGGCGGGCCCACCGTGGCTGGGTCCGGCCCGACCGGCTCGGCCTGAACGCGGTGTCCCCGAGGTGCCTCGTCCCGGTTTGCGACGGCCGGTGGGCTGGTGGCGGGGGCCGGGCATAGGCCCTGAGACCCTTGTCCGCCCGGCGGCCGACGCCTGATCTTTGCACTCCTGCGTCCCGACGGGACGCGGAGGCCGGGCCATCGGGAACGCGAACGGAGTCGTA from Streptomyces sp. CA-278952 carries:
- a CDS encoding FKBP-type peptidyl-prolyl cis-trans isomerase encodes the protein MSELTKPGVEVPEGEAPTELTIRDLVVGDGPEARPGRVVQVHYVGVTFASGREFDSSWEQGRPFKFAVGGGRVIKGLDRGVRGMKAGGRREIIVPPRLGYGKQSPSASIPAGSTLIFVVDLLTVVGGPTVAGSGPTGSA